The sequence CGTCACCCTCCTGGCTCGTGACGCCGACCGCCTGCGCACCGTCACCGCGGAACTGCCCACCCCCGCCTCCCAGAAGCACGACTTCCTCGTCGCCGACTTCTCAAGCCCCGAGACGGTCAAGGTCGCGGCGGCCTCCGCGGCGGAGGGCTCCGACCCCTGCCACATCCTGATCAACAACACCGGCGGCCCGCCCGGCGGACCCGCCCTCGATGCCTCCACCGAGGCCTACCTCGCCGCGTTCTCCGCCCACATTGTCTGCAACCAGATCCTGCTGCAGGCCCTCGTGCCGGGGATGAAGGCGGCCACGTTCGGGCGGATCCTGAACATCATCTCAACCAGTGTGAAGGCCCCGATCCCGAACCTGGGCGTGTCGAACACGATCCGCGCCGCCGTGGCCTCCTGGGCCAAGACGCTGGCCAACGAGCTGGGCCCGTTTGGCATCACCGTCAACAACATCCTGCCCGGGTTTACCGACACCGCAAGGCTGACTGAACTGTTCAAGAGCCGCGCGGCCAAGACCGGGAAGCCCCTCGATGCGGTCACCAAGGAGGCGATCGCAACTATCCCGGCAGGGCGGCTGGGACGGCCGGAGGAGATCGCGGCCGCCGCGGCGTTCCTGGCAACCCCGGCGGCGGCGTACATCAACGGCATCAACCTGCCGGTGGACGGCGGACGGCTCGGAACGCTGTAGCTAGCGCCGCGCCATCACCGATCACGCACCTTCCGCTCGCCCTTCTCCACATACCCCTTGAGCCCCTCGTCGCCGAAGAGCATCCGCCACCCGTTCTCCAGCGACGCGGCGGTCCCTTCGTCGACTCTCCCGAAGACCCCGTCGCGGAGCCTCAGCGTGCACCCCCGCTCCCCCGGCAGCAACTCGATCCGGACCATGGTCGTTGCCGGACCCCCGAACGACGGGGTCAG comes from Phycisphaeraceae bacterium and encodes:
- a CDS encoding SDR family oxidoreductase produces the protein MNTNLVGKRALVCGSTQGIGRACAQELALLGCRVTLLARDADRLRTVTAELPTPASQKHDFLVADFSSPETVKVAAASAAEGSDPCHILINNTGGPPGGPALDASTEAYLAAFSAHIVCNQILLQALVPGMKAATFGRILNIISTSVKAPIPNLGVSNTIRAAVASWAKTLANELGPFGITVNNILPGFTDTARLTELFKSRAAKTGKPLDAVTKEAIATIPAGRLGRPEEIAAAAAFLATPAAAYINGINLPVDGGRLGTL